TTGGGACCGAACCTCTCGCATAAGCATGCGGCGAAGCGGTATGGAGTGCGCTCGTAAGAGCACTGTCCTGCCGGACGGGCCCGCTGCGCGCGGCGCGGTCACTTCGTGACTTGTATACCCTTGTCCGGGTGGGTTAGGGGCGCGGGGCCTCCCGTTGGTCGGCATTTTGATTCCGACCAACGGGAGGATCTATGCTCTCGCGTTGTCAAGACCGGTAGACGCGTCACGAAGTGACCGCCTCCCGCGTAGCGAGCCCGTCCGGCAGGACTCAGGCTTTGGCAGCGAGAGCGATGCACTCTTCCAGGATGTCGAGAGCGACCTCAGCCTCCTGCTTGTTGACGATGAGCGGGGGGCAGAGGCGGATCGTGGTTTCACCGCAGCCCAGGATCAAGAGGCCGCGCTCGAAGGCCAGGTCTACGACCTTGTCGCGCATGGGGCCTACGGGGGTGCGAGACTGCTTGTCTTTGACGAGTTCTACGCCGATCATGAGGCCGCGGCCACGAACGTCGCCGACCGTGGGGTGTTTGGCAACCCATGGACGGAGGCGGTCGAGCATCTTTTCGCCGACGGTGACGGCGTTCTGGAGGCCTTCGCGCTCCAGGATGTCCATGGTGGCGAGAGCGGCGGCGATGCAGATGGGATTGCCGCCGAAGGTGCTGGCGTGAGACCCGGAGACCCAGTCCATGACGTCGGCCTTTGCCATGCAGATGCCTAGCGGCATTCCGCTGGCGATACCTTTGGCGATGCAGACGATGTCGGGTTGAACACCGGAGTGCTCGATGGCCCACCACTTCCCTGTTCTTGCGGCGCCGGACTGGACCTCGTCGGCGATGAGGAGGATGCCGTGGCGGTCGCAGATGCGGCGGATCTCCTGGAGGAAGTTGTCGGGCGCTACGACGTAACCGCCTTCGCCCTGGATGGGCTCGAGGATGATGGCTGCGACCTCTTCGGGCGGGAGGATGGTTTTGAAGAGCTTCTCTTCGATGTAGCGGGCACAGCCGAGGGCGAAGGCTTCTTCTTCCTGCGGACCGCCGCTACAACCGCGATAGGCGTAGGGGTAGCGGACGTGATGGACGCCGGGGACGAAGGGTGCGAAGCGCCGCTTCTGCTGCGGCTTGGAGCCAGTGAGCGAGAGTGCGCCCATGGTGCGGCCGTGGAAGCCGCCGAAGAAGCTGATGATGTTCTGGCGGCCGGTGTGGTAGCGTGCGAGCTTCATGGCGCACTCGACGGCTTCGGCACCGGAGTTGCCGTAGTAGAACTTGTGCGGACCGGGCATGGGCGCGATGGCGGAGAGGCGCTCGGCGAAGGTGGTCATGTTTTCGTAGTAGAAGTCGGTGCCGGACATGTGGATGAGCTCGGCGGCCTGATCCTGAATCGCCTTTACTACTTCGGGGTGGCAGTGGCCGGTGGAGTTGACGGCGATGCCGGCGGCGAAGTCGATGAACTCGTTACCGTCAACGTCGGTGACGCGGATGCCACGACCGGATTTGGCCACCATGGGGTAGCTGCGGGTGTAGCTGGGGGAGATGAGACGGTCGTCGGCGGCGACGATTTTTTTGGCATTGGGGCCAGGGAGAGCTGTCTTGAGCTTGGGGCCGAACTCGGCGTAGTGCTTGGAACGGATGGCTTCGCCGGCGGCGGGGGTGACGCTCTGGGCGGAGTTTTGCTTCAGGTCTTCGAGGGTCTTTTCAGTGAGGGTTGTCATGCGAATCTCTCCTTGGGGCAGCGGTGCGTTTGGTCTTTCCGTTCGTGCTCGTATCCGTTCCAGATGAGGGACGGCGGCGCTCTGTGGTTGCAGAGAGAACGGTTTGCGCTGGTGGCGAGGACTTCGCCGGCTGTTGGGGTGTTCGAACTTAGTCGCCGGCGAAGAGACTAGGTCGTGTGAGGCTGGGCAGGACGCGGAGATGGCGACGCGGCATCTGGTGGCGCTTGGAGCGGCACTGGAAAGCTGCGCTGCGATTGATCCGGGCTGTGTTGAACAGCGATTTCATTGGGAAGTCTGCCTTTGGCGGTGAGTATACCTTATCGTGGTGACACTCGAACACCGGTGTCCTGCTGGACGGGCTCCCTACGCGGGAGGCGGGCGTTCGCACGCCTTTTTAGAGCTTCGCGTGGTCCTCCCGTTCGTCGGA
This Tunturibacter gelidoferens DNA region includes the following protein-coding sequences:
- a CDS encoding acetyl ornithine aminotransferase family protein, with translation MTTLTEKTLEDLKQNSAQSVTPAAGEAIRSKHYAEFGPKLKTALPGPNAKKIVAADDRLISPSYTRSYPMVAKSGRGIRVTDVDGNEFIDFAAGIAVNSTGHCHPEVVKAIQDQAAELIHMSGTDFYYENMTTFAERLSAIAPMPGPHKFYYGNSGAEAVECAMKLARYHTGRQNIISFFGGFHGRTMGALSLTGSKPQQKRRFAPFVPGVHHVRYPYAYRGCSGGPQEEEAFALGCARYIEEKLFKTILPPEEVAAIILEPIQGEGGYVVAPDNFLQEIRRICDRHGILLIADEVQSGAARTGKWWAIEHSGVQPDIVCIAKGIASGMPLGICMAKADVMDWVSGSHASTFGGNPICIAAALATMDILEREGLQNAVTVGEKMLDRLRPWVAKHPTVGDVRGRGLMIGVELVKDKQSRTPVGPMRDKVVDLAFERGLLILGCGETTIRLCPPLIVNKQEAEVALDILEECIALAAKA